DNA from Actinoplanes sp. SE50/110:
GCGATCGAGGAGCAGGAGGTCGCGGCGGCACCGGTGAAAACCGGTGGTCGTGGGCGGGGTTCGAGCACCAGGAGTGCGGCGGGGACGCCGGTCAAGACGGTCGGATCGAAGGCTTCCGGGCGGGCGGCGGCGCCGGTCAAGACGGTGGGGGCGAAAGCGGCTCCGACCCGGAACGCCGCGCCCGTCAAGGCGGTGAAGGCGACGGCGCCCTCCAAAGCAACCGCTGGCAAGGCGACCGCTGGCAAGGCGACCGCTGGCAAGGCGACCGCTGGCAAGGCGACCGCTGGCAAGGCGACGGCTGGGAAGGCGACGGCTGGGAAGGCGACCGCTTCTAGAACGACTGCTTCGAAGGCGGCTGCGGCGGCTGCGGCGCGGGCAGCGGTGGCGGCTGAGGAAGCCGCCTCGACCGGGGTACCGAGCAAGACGGGCGGCCGGAAGGTGGCCGGCCGGGCCGGCGTCACCAAGCCGGCCGGTTCGGCTGCGGGACGCGGCGGAGCCCGGGCAGGAGGCGTCGCGAAGGCGCCGGCCAAGGCTACTGCTGCCAAGGCGGGAGCCGCCGCTACGAAGGCGACTGCGGCGAAGGCGGCGGGAACGAAGGCGACTGCGGCGAAGGCGGCGGGGACCAAGGCGACTGCGGCCAAGGCGACAGCAACGAAGGCGACAGCAACGAAGGCGACTGCGGCCAAGGCGACAGGAACGAAGGCGACTGCGGCGAAGGCGGCGGGGACCAAGGCGACTGCGGCGAAGGCGGCGGGAGCGAAGGCGACTGCGGCGAAGGCGGCGGGAACGAAGGCGACTGCGGCGAAGGCGGCGGGAGCGAAGGCGACCGCGGCGAAGGCGGCGGGAACGAAGGCGACCGCGGCGAAGGCGGCGGGGACCAAGGCGACTGCGGCCAAGGCGACAGCAACGAAGGCGACAGCAACGAAGGCGACTGCGGCCAAGGCGACAGGAACGAAGGCGACCGCGGCGAAGGCGGCGGGGACGAAGGCCACTGCGGCGAAGGCGGCGGGGACGAAGGCGACTCCGGCGAAGGCCGGCGGGGCCAAGGCAGCTGGTGCCGCTGCGGTGAAGAGCACGCGGGGTGGTGCCGTGGCGAAGGCTGCCGGTGCCGGTCGGAGCGGGGCGGCTACTAAGGGGGCGGCGGGGAGCCGGGCTGGAGTAGGGGTGGCGACCGGGGCCAGGGCTGCGGGCGCGACGAAGACTGCGGCGAAGGCGACCACAACGAAGACGGGGACCAAGGCAACCGCCACCAAGGCGACTGCGGCGAAGGCGACCGCCGCTAAGGCGGCTGCAACTAAGGCGGCGGGGACCAGGGCAACTCCGGCCAAGGCGGCGGGGACCAAGGCGACAGCCGCCAAGGCGACCGCCGCTAAAGCGACAGCGACCAAGGCGACGGCGACCAAGGCGACGACGACCAAGGCGACGGCGGCCAAGGCGACAGCGACCAAGGCGACAGCGACCAAGGCGACAGCGACCAAGGCGACAGTGGCTAAGGGGACTGGGGCTAAGGCTGCGGCGACGAAGGGGACCGCGACCAGAGCGACCGGGGGCAGGGCCACGGCGGTCAAGTCGGCTGGTGCCCGGGCGGCTGGTGGTCGGGCGGCGGGCAAGGTGGCTGGGCGGAAGGTGAGCGGGGCTCGGGCCGGGGCCGCGGCGGAGGCTGTCGTCGCGGAGGCGGCGGCGGTGGAGGCTGCGGCGGCGGATTTCGCGGCGGTCAAGGCTGAAGAGGCGATGGAGTCTGCCAACCAGGCGGTCGCTTCGGTGATGGCGGCCAAGTCGGCGGCGGCGAAGGCGGTCAAGGTGGCCGCGAGCAACCGGGCCGCGGCGGCCAAGGCGGCACGGACCAGCAAGGCAGCGGCGGCCAAGGCGGCTCAGGCGGTTGCCGACGACGAGCCGGCGGCCCGGAGCGGTCGGAGCCGGACGACGGCGGCCACGAGCACGACGGGCCGGGCGGGAACGAAGGCGGCTTCCGGTCGGGCGGCGGCCAAGACAGCGGCCGGCTCCAAGCGGACGGTGCCGGCGGCTTCGGCACGGACGGAGACCGCGGTGAGCTCGGCCAGGCGGGCGCCGGCCAAGAGCGCATCGGTCAAGAGCGCATCCGCCAGGAACGACTCGGCCAAGAACGGACCGGTCAAGACCGCATCGGCCAAGGGCGCATCGGCCAAGAATGCGCCGGCCAAGAATGCGCCGGCCAAGAAGGCGGCCAACAAGTCGGTGGCTGCCGGGGCTGGGCGGGCTACCGGGAATGCGGCCAAGGGCACCAAGGCGACTCGGACGTCCGGCACGAACGGAAGTGCGGGCGGCGGTGCGACCGGCGGTGGCCGGAACGCCGCGAAGGCGGCTTCGGCGTCGCGGGCCAGCGCGGTGCGCAAGCCGGCGGGTGCGGTGCGCCGCAGCCGGTAGCCATAACCGCTGGCGGTAGCCATAACCGCTGGCGGTAGCCGCTGGCGGTAGCCGCTGGCCGCAAGCGGTAGTGGTGGCCGGTGGCCGGTGAACGTTGAGAGGTCAGTGAGCCGCGCCCCGGGTCCGGGTCGCGGCTCACTTCTTTGCGTCGTCGGGGACGAGCCGAAGGTGTGGTGAGTGGGCCGGCCGAGGGTGCGGCTGGTAGGAATGGCGCGTGCCGATCAAAAGGGTGTGGGCGCCGCAGATCGACTTCTCGGTTCTCCGGCGGGAGCTGAAGCTGCCGGGGGAGTTCCCGGCTGAGGTGATCGCCGAGGCGGAGCGGGTGGCCGGGGAGATGCCGGAGCTCGCCGACCGGACCGATGTCCCGTTCGTGACGATCGACCCGGCCGGGTCGCAGGATCTCGACCAGGCGATGTTCCTGGAGCGCCGGGAGTCGGGCGGCTACCGGGTGCGGTACGCGATCGCGGACGTCGCCTCGTACGCCCGGCCCGGTGGGGCGATCGAGGCGGAGAGCTGGGTGCGCGGGCAGACCGTCTATCTGCCGGACGGGCGGATCCCGCTGCACCCGCCGGTGCTCAGCGAGGGCGCGGTCAGCCTCTTCCCGGACGTGGACCGGGCCGCCGTGGTGTGGACGATCGACCTGGACGCGGACGGGGCGACGACCGGGGTGGCTCTGGAACGGGCGCGGGTGCGCAGCCGGGCCAAGCTGGACTATCCGGGCGTGCAGCGGGAGCTTGACGGCGGCAGCCCGTCCGAGCAGGTGACGCTGCTCGCCGAGATCGGCGCGCGGTTGGCCCGCCGGGCCGCCGACCGGGGAGCGGTCAATCTGCCGCTGCCGGCTCAGGAGGTGGAGCGCGACGGCGACGGCTGGCGGCTGGTGCTGCGCGCGCCGCTGCCGGTGGAGGAGCACAACGCGCAGATCTCGCTGCTCACCGGGATGGCCGCGGCGCGGATCATGCTGGACGGCGGGATCGGGCTGCTGCGGACCATGCCGGCGCCGAAACCGGAGGCGGTGGCCGGTCTGCGGGTCGCCGCCGCGTCCCTCGGGGTGCCCTGGCCGGACGGGGCGAGCGTCGGCGCGGTGGTGGCGTCGGTGGATCCGGGCAGCCCGCGGGGCGCGGCGTTTCTCGACCAGGCGGCGGAGCTGCTGCGCGGTGCCGGGTACACCGCCTTCGGCGGGGACGCCGGGCCGCCGCCGTCCGACGTCGGGCACGGCGGGGTGGGCGCGGCGTACGCGCACGTCACGGCACCGCTGCGGAGGCTTGCCGACCGGTACGTGACGGAGGCGTGCCTGGCCCTGCACGGGGGCCGCCCGGTGCCCGGGTGGGTGCGGGAGGCGCTGCCCCGGCTGCCGAAGCAGATGTCCGCGACCGACCGGGTCGCCGGCGCCGCCGACCGGGGTGCGATCGACCTGGCCGAGGCGGTGCTGCTGCAGGGCCGGGTCGGGGAGACGTTCGACGTGGCGGTCCTGGACCGGGAGGACGCCTCCGGGAAACGGCCGGCCGGCGGCATGGTGGCGCTCGACGAGCCGGCCGTGCGCGCCCGCTGCCTCGGCGACCTGCCGCTGGGCTCACGCATCCAGGCGCGGCTCACCGAGGCCGACCCGTCGACCCGCACGGTCCGCTTCGAGAAGGCGTGACCGGAGACATTCGTACGGCCGCCGCCGGAGAAGCCGGACCGGCCGGAGACCGCAACGGCGGGGACCGCCGGGAGCGGGCCGGGCGCCGCGCGCGAGCTCCTGGGGAGCGTCGCGCGCGGCGGCGGTGCTCACGGCGTACTCGACAACGGGTTCAGAAGGTGTGCTCCGGAGCGGGGAACTCGCCGGAGCGGACCTCGTCGGCGAACTGCCGCGTGGCCTCGGTCAGCGCGCCCGCCAGGTCGGCGTAGCGTTTGACGAACCGCGGCGCCTTGCCGGTCCGCAGCCCGGCCATGTCCTGCCAGACCAGCACCTGGGCGTCGGTGTCCGGGCCCGCGCCGATCCCGACCGTGGGAATCGACAACTCCTTGGTGACCTGCTTGGCGACCTCGCCCGGAACCATCTCCAGGACGACCGCGAAGGCGCCCGCGTCGGCGACCGCCCGCGCGTCCGAGATCACCTCGGCGCCCTCGTTCTCCCGGCCCTGCACGCGGTAGCCGCCGATCGCGTGCTCGCGCTGCGGGGTGAAGCCGATGTGCGCCATCACCGGGATGCCGGCACCGGTGATCGCCTCGATCTGCGGGGCCATCCGGCGGCCGCCCTCCAGCTTCACCGCGTGGCAGCCGCCCTCCTTCATGAACCGGACGGCGGTGCGCAGCGCCTGTGTGGGTGACTCCTCGTAGCTGCCGAACGGCAGGTCACCGACGATCAGCGCGGTCCTGGTGGCCCGCACCACGGCGCGGACCAGCGGCAACAGTTCGTCGACGGTGATCGGGACGGTGGTCTCGTATCCGAACACGTTGTTCGCCGCGGAATCGCCGACGAGCAGCACCGGCACACCGGACTGATCGAAGATCGAAGCGGTGTACATGTCGTACGACGTGAGCATCGGCCACCGGTCGCCGCGGACCTTGGCGTTGAGCAGGTCACGGGTGCGGACCCGGCGGGTTGCGGGACCGCCGTACAGGGTCGGGATCTCCGACATGTCGTCACTCTCCTCCCTCGAGGCCGCCTGATGCGGTCCCCGGGTGTTGCGAGCATCGTCGCACCGGGGAAAGGACCTCGGTCAGGGGTCAGTGGAGGTTTTCACACCATCCCACCGCCCCGCTCACCACCCGGGAAACGGATTAAAGTACCTGTCCCTCCCGGAACCTGTTGGTGATCGGCAGCCGGCGGTCCCGCCCGAACGCCTTCCCGGAGATCTTGGTGCCCGGGGCGGCCTGGCGGCGTTTGTACTCGGCCAGGTCGACCATCCGCAGCACCCGGTCGACCAGGGCCGGGTCGTTCCCGGCCGCGATCAGCTCGGCGCGCCCGAGGTCGTGGTCGACATACCCCTTGATGATCGGATCAAGCACCTCGTAGTCGGGCAGTGAATCCGAATCCTTCTGATCCGGGCGCAGCTCGGCGCTCGGCGGCTTGCTGATCGAATTCTCCGGGATCGGTGCGTCCGCCTGCGTGTTCCGCCAGCGGGCCAATTGCCACACCATGGTCTTCGGTACGTCCTTGAGGGGGTTGAAGCCGCCCACCGAATCGCCGTAGAGCGTGGAGTAGCCGACCGCGAGCTCACTCTTGTTGCCGGTGGTGAGCACGAGGTGGCCGTCGGAGTTGGAGAGTGCCATCAGGATCACGCCGCGGACCCGGGCCTGCAGATTCTCCACGGCGACACCGGACAGCGACATGTTCGCCAGGAAGGCGTCGACCATCGGCTGGATCGGCTCGACGCGGTATTTCAGGCCGGTGCGGCCGG
Protein-coding regions in this window:
- the panB gene encoding 3-methyl-2-oxobutanoate hydroxymethyltransferase, translated to MSEIPTLYGGPATRRVRTRDLLNAKVRGDRWPMLTSYDMYTASIFDQSGVPVLLVGDSAANNVFGYETTVPITVDELLPLVRAVVRATRTALIVGDLPFGSYEESPTQALRTAVRFMKEGGCHAVKLEGGRRMAPQIEAITGAGIPVMAHIGFTPQREHAIGGYRVQGRENEGAEVISDARAVADAGAFAVVLEMVPGEVAKQVTKELSIPTVGIGAGPDTDAQVLVWQDMAGLRTGKAPRFVKRYADLAGALTEATRQFADEVRSGEFPAPEHTF
- a CDS encoding RNB domain-containing ribonuclease, which produces MPIKRVWAPQIDFSVLRRELKLPGEFPAEVIAEAERVAGEMPELADRTDVPFVTIDPAGSQDLDQAMFLERRESGGYRVRYAIADVASYARPGGAIEAESWVRGQTVYLPDGRIPLHPPVLSEGAVSLFPDVDRAAVVWTIDLDADGATTGVALERARVRSRAKLDYPGVQRELDGGSPSEQVTLLAEIGARLARRAADRGAVNLPLPAQEVERDGDGWRLVLRAPLPVEEHNAQISLLTGMAAARIMLDGGIGLLRTMPAPKPEAVAGLRVAAASLGVPWPDGASVGAVVASVDPGSPRGAAFLDQAAELLRGAGYTAFGGDAGPPPSDVGHGGVGAAYAHVTAPLRRLADRYVTEACLALHGGRPVPGWVREALPRLPKQMSATDRVAGAADRGAIDLAEAVLLQGRVGETFDVAVLDREDASGKRPAGGMVALDEPAVRARCLGDLPLGSRIQARLTEADPSTRTVRFEKA